TGTGGCCGGCCTGAATGGAAAGTTCCGCGCGCAGCCGGTCACCGGCGACTGAAGTCGCAGCAACAACTACGGGAAGCCTCGCAAACTGCGCGAGGCTGATCCGCTCACTCCGCGGCCCCGGTGCTCACGACCAATCTCCTTTCATCCTCGTGGTCGCGCGCAGCGCGGTGTTCGACTCAGGATGACGTCTCTCTGTGCGTCTGTAATGCACAGTTGATCACCAGATCTGATATAAGAGCAGAGCAGCAGAGGGAATTCCTCCGCTGCCCTGCTTTTCCGCGCGAATCCCGGTTTCCTACTTCCCCTGCTCGATCGCCTTCTTCGCGATGCGGTCCACCAGGTTGGGGGCGACGAGCTTCAGCTTCGCGCCGATCTTGCCGCGCAGCGTCATGATCAGCTCGCGCTTGCGCTTCGCCGCGGCGTCGATGATCTGGCGGGCGCACTCCTCCGCCGTCATCACCTCGCCCTCGCGCACGGGGCTGTTGCCGTGGCCCAGCGGGTGCCCGTGCGGACCGAAGGCGCGCTCGCGGATCTCCGTGGCGACGAAGCCGGGGAACACCTGCGTCACCGTCACCCCGCTCCCGTCCAGCTCGATGCGGATGGAGTCGAAGAACCCGGCCGCCGCGTGCTTGCTGGCCGCGTAGCCGCTGCGCGTGGGAACGCCGGTGCGCCCCGTCAGGCTGTTCACCGCCACGATCCGCCCGCGCGACTTCTTCAGGTGCGGCAGCGCGTAGAAGGTGGGGTACACGCTCCCCAGGTAGTTCACGCGCATGATCCGCTCGAACGGGGCGAGATCCGTCATCTCGTCGAAGCGCGCCCACATTCCGATCCCCGCGTTGTTCACCAGCGTGTCCACGCGCCCGAACTGGTCGGCCGCGCGCTCCACCAGCGCCCGGCACTGCGCCTCGTCGCCTACGTCGGTGGGAACGGCGACCGCCTTCGCGCCGGCCGCGCGGCAGGCGTCGGCCACCGCGCCCAGCTTCGCCGCGTCGCGCGCGGCCAGGACCAGCCATGCACCCTGCGCGGCCAGCTGCAGCGCCATCTCGCGCCCGATCCCCGCCGAGGCGCCGGTGAGCACCACCACGTTCTCGCGGAAGGGCGCGTCGCTCATCGTCGGCCGGCGGCGGTGGAGGGGGATGGAGGTGCCGGGCGCGCGGAGCCGCCCACGTTCACGTGAATCTGCACGTGGCCGTTGGCCTCCACAACCGCGGCCAGCGAGGTGGCGAAGACCGACACGCCCAGCGGACGGATGGCGTCCACCCCGCCCGCCAGCCGCACGCTGCGCCCCAGGTTGCGGTTCAGCGCCCGGTCCACGTCGTGGCGGATCTTCTCCACCCGGTCGCTCACGTCGAAGTGCGCGGCGGCGCGCATCTGGTCGCGCAGGTCGTCGTACAGCAGCCAGTCGGCCACCTGCGGCAGCAGCTGCCGGCTCTCCACCGAGTAGTCCAGGTCGGGGACCGACACCACCTGCGTCTGCGGGTCGAACGCCGGAGTTCCCACGAAGTACAGCTCGCCGCGCGCGTCGCCGCTCACCCGTACCGCCAGCACCACGCGGCTCCCCCCGCCGTACAGCCGCGCGGCGCGCACCTTCACCTTGTGCCCCTTCACGTCGAAGGTGCGGCCGACCAGCTGCTTGCCCAGGATCTCGTTGGCCGACTCGTACGGCAGCTCGGCCACCAGCGCCACGCGGAAGCCGCGTCCGGGCGACGGGTCGCCGCCCTCGGGAAGCGGCTTTTCCTTCACCTCGGGGCGGTCGCCGATCACCACCCTGGGGCGCAGGGTGAGGGAAACGGTGGTGCTCATCGTCGTCCCCTTCCCGCTGGGCTTCGTCGCGGCGATGGACTCGGGCTGGAGGACCAGGTACACGCCCTTCGCGGCCTCGATCGGCTGCTGCGCGTCGCTCCACACGTCTTCCACCCGCTGGCGCAGCTGCGCGGCGTCGCGGATCTTCTCGTCCACCTGCGGCGCGGCGCCGTCCAGCTGCTTCTGCACCAGGTCGCGCACGCGGTCGGTCACGTCGATGTTGGCCTCGGTCAGCTTGCAGGGGATGCCGGGGTCCACCGGGCGCGCGGTGGTGTGCGGCGCCACCGTCCAGTCGCGGCGCCAGAGCAGGGTGGTGCGCAGCCCCACCTCCAGCGACGGCATGGGGCCGTCCACGCCGCACGAGCCCAGCTGCACCCAGCGGCATCCGGCCAGCGGCACGCACGGGTGCGCGGCGATGCGGGCGCGGTAGCGCACCCTCGTGGCCATGTCCACGTGGTCGCCGTCGATCTCCAGCCGCAGCGGTTCGCGCGTCCACATCTCCTTCACGTACACGGTGCCCACCACGGCGTACTTGCCGATGGGCTGCCACTCGTCCTCGCGGTTCTGGCCGCGCGGCACCTTGCTCTCCACCTGCGCGGCGATGTTGGCCAGCGACACGGTGACGGGCAGGTTGACGGTCGACGCGTCCAGCTCGGGCACCGGCCGCGCGGCGTCGCCGGTGCCGGGCGGGGGGATGCGCACGTTGTCGCGGCACCCCGCGAGCAGCACGGCGGCGATCAGCAGAGTTCGGTTCCGCAAGGGCGTGGCGATGGATTCGGGTGGGCGAGAGGAATCCGTGGATCTCGTTGCTGGATACGGACTACGGAAGATGGGTGGAGATTGTGTCGGTAGATGGAGATAGCGATTTGCGTACCGGGCCGGCCCTCTCCCTGGCTCGGCGGGGCCGCCATCGCCCACGCATTCGTCGCGGGCTTCGGTGTGACGGGGGCGATCCTGCTTCGTTCATCTTCCGAAGCATCCTGCCCGCCTGGCTGGCCCCCTCCCCCGGCTCTTCCCCCGTTCCGCGGGGGAGGGGAGAACTCATCGGAGGCGGCACCACCAGCTCGGAGCCGCCACGATGGTGCGGCGCGAGTCCGCGAAGGCGGACTTTGTGCAGTTGTTGCCGCGAATTTATTCGCTTGGCAAGCTCGGCAGAGCTCGGTAAGCTGGCCCGCGGCTCGGCTACTCGTCGCGCTCCGGCGGGCGCGGGGAGACGACGTCGAGGAGCAGCCGCCACTCGCCCGTCCCGCCCTCGCGGAGCCACACGTGGACGTAGTGCCCGGTCTCACGGCGGCCGGCGCCGGGATGCACCAGCCGGTACTCGCCCCACGTCCACCCCAGGTCTCCCGCGGCCGATGCGTAGCCGCGCGCCGGCTCGGCCGAGTATCGACGCGCGCTGTCCGCCGCCGCCGCGGCCACCGCGCCGGCGAGCCCGACGCGCGGAGGCGAGCCCCGGCGCATCAGCCGCATCTCCGCGTGTCCGAAGTCGGCCAGGGCGCGCGCGAACCCCGCCGCCTCCGCGCGCGCGGCGAAGGCGCTGTCCGCCGCCATCAGCGAGCGCGCGGCGCCGGGGCTGGAGCGCGATGCCGGCGGCCGGCGCCGCGGGTCGGGCCGCCACGCTTCCGGCGCGGTCGCGGGCGGGCCGCCGGGCGTGCCGAGATCGACCACCCACCGCCATCCCTCCGCCTCGCGGCGCCAGACGGTGAAGTAGGTACCGGTGCCCTGCAGCGTGCCGGTGCTGTCGCGCCGCTCGTACGGCCCGGTGGTGAACCCCAGGTCGCCCGACGCGGCGGCGCGCACGTACACCGGGTACCAGCTCAGCCGCCCGGGAACCGGCCCGCTGCGCCGCCAGCCCTCCTTCGCGTTCTCCGGCTCCGGGCGAAAGGCGATTGCGCTGTCGCTGGCGAAGCGCACGAACGCGTCGCGCACCCCCTCGCGTGCCGCCGCATCGGCGAACGCGCGCTCCGCCTCCGCGACCGGCACCTCGGGCAGGAACACCGGCGCCGGGTCCACGAACGGGCAGCCGGTGAGCACGAGCAGCAAGACGGACGCGGCGATAGGGAGGCGGGGCATCGGATCAGGAGATGGAGAAACGGTGAGCGTCTACAGTACGGTGCGGACTTCAGCCATCCAAGGGCCTCACGCGGAGCCGCGGAGGCGCGGGAGAACTCATCGCTCGCCCGGAGCCCTCCGCGTCCCCGCGGCTCCGCGTGAGATCAGCCGGGCCAATCCTCGCGCGGGAGCTGGAAGCGGATGACGCCCTCCTCCGAGCCCGGACCCTCGAGCGTGAAGCCGAGGTTGCGCAGCACGCCGATGGACGGCTCCAGGTGCGGAAACGTCTCCGCGACGACGCGGGTGACGCGCGGGAAGGCGAAGGCGCGCTCCACCAGCGCGCGCGTGGCCTCCGTGGCCAGCCCGCGGCGGCGGTGATCGGGCATCACCCCGTATCCCACCTCCACCGTCCCATCCTCCGCCGGCGGGCCCTTGTATCCGGCCACGCCCGCCAGCTCGCGGTCTTCCCGCAGCACCAGGTAGTACATCCACCATCCCTCGTGCTCCGGCGCGCCCTCGACCGCCCGCAGCGTCCAGAGCCGCGCATCGTCGTCGTACAGCTCCGGCGGCCAGTCACCCGGGATGCGGGCGTCCAGCAGGTGGCCGAAGCGCGCGCGGTCGTCGCCCTCGGCGCGGAGCAGCTCCGGGCTGCACCCCACCAGCTCCAGCCGGGGCGTCACCAGCAGCGTGCTCATCCGGGTGTCTTCCCGCGGTGAAGAAAAAGCTCCGGCCGCAGCCGGTCACCGGCGACTAAAGTCGCAGCAACAACTACGGGAAGCCTCGCAAACTACGCGAGGCTGTTCGGCTCGAAAGCCGGTTCCGCTGCGAAAGCGAGCGCGGCCACCGGTGAGGGCGGCCGCGCGGGTGGGTCAGGGCTTCTTCGGGGTGCCGCCGGGGGTGGCCCGGCTGCGGCTCTGCTGCTCCGCCTCCATCACCGTCTGCATCAGCTCGGGGAGGTGCTCCCGCAGCAGCCGCTGGGTGACCTCGGACGAGCGCGCGGCCAGCTCCGGCTGCGTCTCCATCAGCCGCCGGCCCAGCGGCGTGCGGTAGAACGCGGCCAGCTGGCGCAGCTCGTCCTCGGTGTACGTTTCGGCGTAGAGGCGCACGAACTCGGGCTCGATCTGCGCCCAGCTGATGTACTTCCGGAAGAAGTCGCGCATCTGCTGCTCGTACTGCGCGATCGCCGGGTTGGTCTGCTTCTGCTGCTCGATCATCAGGTCCAGCGTGCGCTCGTAGCCGCGCTGCAGCTGGCCGGCCTCCAGCACCTCGGCCGCGGCGCGCATCCGCGCGGGCGACGGGTCCTGCGCGTGCGCGGGGCGGGCCAGCGCCAGCAGCGCCACGGCGGCCAGGGCCATCCTCGTCTTCATCGTCGTCGGTCCCTCCATCAAGGTGGGGTGATGGTGGAGCGGCGCTCAGCCGCGGCGGCGCTCCAGCAGCAGCATCATCAGCAGCGACAGGATGATGCGCACCTCGTCGTGCTCGGGAAGGTCCACGATCTCCTCGATGCGGAACTTCCCCTGCATGAAGGCGGGCTCCTTCACCAGCCGCATCAGCACGGTGCCGTCGGGCGCGGTGACCGAGTAGGCCGGGTTGAAGACGTAGCCCGCGAACATCCCCACGATGGGCAGGTCGCTGAACACGGCGTCGGCCACCTTGATCCAGGGGTTCTCTTCCTGGATGGTGAGCACCACCTGGCCGTTCACCTCGATGTCGTAGCGCGCGCGCCAGATGGAGCGCGCGCCCTGGCGCTTCACCGAGGCGATGTAGTTGCCCGCCGCGTCGGTGAAGTGGTAGCGCGCGCGGAAGTCGATCACGCGGTCGGCCTGCAGGTTGTACAGCGGCCGGGTCTGCTGCTCGTCGCCGAAGACGGTGACGGCCTCCTTCAGCTTGAAGGCCTTCTGCTTCACGTACATCTGCAGCTGCCCCGCGGCGTCGCGCACGGAGATCTGCGGCGAGAGGGCGAAGAGCTTGAACGAGAGGCTGAGCGGGTATTGCATCGGCGTGGGCGATCTGGGTCTGCGTACCGGGAAGACGGCGCACGGGCGTGCGCCGGAGGGATGCCGAAAGCTACGCCGCGCCCGCGAAACGCGACAGGGCGCCGCGTCCGGCATCGCTGAATCTCACGCGGAGACGCGGAGTCGCGGAGAGCTCGGGGCGACGATGAGCTCTCTGCGTCTCCGCGTCTCCAC
The sequence above is drawn from the Longimicrobium sp. genome and encodes:
- a CDS encoding DUF4440 domain-containing protein → MPRLPIAASVLLLVLTGCPFVDPAPVFLPEVPVAEAERAFADAAAREGVRDAFVRFASDSAIAFRPEPENAKEGWRRSGPVPGRLSWYPVYVRAAASGDLGFTTGPYERRDSTGTLQGTGTYFTVWRREAEGWRWVVDLGTPGGPPATAPEAWRPDPRRRPPASRSSPGAARSLMAADSAFAARAEAAGFARALADFGHAEMRLMRRGSPPRVGLAGAVAAAAADSARRYSAEPARGYASAAGDLGWTWGEYRLVHPGAGRRETGHYVHVWLREGGTGEWRLLLDVVSPRPPERDE
- a CDS encoding SDR family oxidoreductase — translated: MSDAPFRENVVVLTGASAGIGREMALQLAAQGAWLVLAARDAAKLGAVADACRAAGAKAVAVPTDVGDEAQCRALVERAADQFGRVDTLVNNAGIGMWARFDEMTDLAPFERIMRVNYLGSVYPTFYALPHLKKSRGRIVAVNSLTGRTGVPTRSGYAASKHAAAGFFDSIRIELDGSGVTVTQVFPGFVATEIRERAFGPHGHPLGHGNSPVREGEVMTAEECARQIIDAAAKRKRELIMTLRGKIGAKLKLVAPNLVDRIAKKAIEQGK
- a CDS encoding DUF2059 domain-containing protein, whose translation is MKTRMALAAVALLALARPAHAQDPSPARMRAAAEVLEAGQLQRGYERTLDLMIEQQKQTNPAIAQYEQQMRDFFRKYISWAQIEPEFVRLYAETYTEDELRQLAAFYRTPLGRRLMETQPELAARSSEVTQRLLREHLPELMQTVMEAEQQSRSRATPGGTPKKP
- a CDS encoding DUF4403 family protein, which encodes MRNRTLLIAAVLLAGCRDNVRIPPPGTGDAARPVPELDASTVNLPVTVSLANIAAQVESKVPRGQNREDEWQPIGKYAVVGTVYVKEMWTREPLRLEIDGDHVDMATRVRYRARIAAHPCVPLAGCRWVQLGSCGVDGPMPSLEVGLRTTLLWRRDWTVAPHTTARPVDPGIPCKLTEANIDVTDRVRDLVQKQLDGAAPQVDEKIRDAAQLRQRVEDVWSDAQQPIEAAKGVYLVLQPESIAATKPSGKGTTMSTTVSLTLRPRVVIGDRPEVKEKPLPEGGDPSPGRGFRVALVAELPYESANEILGKQLVGRTFDVKGHKVKVRAARLYGGGSRVVLAVRVSGDARGELYFVGTPAFDPQTQVVSVPDLDYSVESRQLLPQVADWLLYDDLRDQMRAAAHFDVSDRVEKIRHDVDRALNRNLGRSVRLAGGVDAIRPLGVSVFATSLAAVVEANGHVQIHVNVGGSARPAPPSPSTAAGRR
- a CDS encoding GNAT family N-acetyltransferase, with the protein product MSTLLVTPRLELVGCSPELLRAEGDDRARFGHLLDARIPGDWPPELYDDDARLWTLRAVEGAPEHEGWWMYYLVLREDRELAGVAGYKGPPAEDGTVEVGYGVMPDHRRRGLATEATRALVERAFAFPRVTRVVAETFPHLEPSIGVLRNLGFTLEGPGSEEGVIRFQLPREDWPG